Part of the Desulfohalovibrio reitneri genome is shown below.
GAGACGGTGGAAGCCGTCATCGACGCGGCCGCCGAAGAAGTGAGGATATCCCCATGAGCGAGAACGCGGGCCGGCTGGTCGGAGTCAACGGCAACATGCTGACCGTGGCCTTCGAGCATCCCGTCATCCAGAACGAGGTGGCCTTCGCCCAAGTGGGCGAGGAACGGCTCAAGTCCGAGGTCATCCGCGTGCGAGGCCGCTACGCCGACCTGCAGGTGTTCGAGGACACCAAGGGGCTGCGGGTGGGCGACCGCGTGGAGTTCACCAACGAGCTGCTCTCCGTGGAGCTGGGCCCGGGCCTTTTGTCCCAGGTATTCGACGGCCTGCAGAATCCCCTGCCCCGGCTGGCCGAGGAATCCGGCTTTTTCCTGCGGCGCGGTCTGTACCTGAACGCCCTGGACACCGAAGCCAAGTGGCCCTTCACCCCCACGGCCCGGGAAGGAAGCGAGCTCCGCGCAGGGGATTTCCTGGGCTGGGTGCCCGAGGGCATGTTCGAGCACAAGATCATGGTGCCCTTCGACCTGCCTGGCAAGCTGGCCGTGGAGTGGTTGGCCGAAGCGGGCGACTACGCCATCACCGAGCCCATCGCCACCCTGCGCGACGAGAAGGGCCGGGAGCACCAGGCCAAAATGCTGCGGATGTGGCCCATCAAGATTCCCATCCGCGCCTACGCCGAGCGGCTGCGGCCCACCGAGCCGCTGGTGACCAAGGTGCGCATCATCGACACTTTCTGCCCGGTGGCCCGGGGCGGGGTGTACTGCACCCCCGGCCCCTTCGGCGCGGGCAAGACCGTGTTGCAGCAGATCACCTCCCGCCACGCCGAGGTGGACGTGGTCATCATCGCCGCCTGCGGCGAGCGCGCTGGCGAGGTGGTGGAGACCATCCGCGAGTTCCCCGAGCTGACCGACCCGCGCACCGGCAAGAGCCTCATGGAGCGCACCCTCATCATCTGCAACACCTCCTCCATGCCCGTGGCCGCGCGCGAGGCCAGCGTGTACACCGCCGTGACCATCGCCGAGTACTACCGGCAGATGGGGCTCAACGTCCTGCTGCTGGCCGACTCCACCTCCCGCTGGGCCCAGGCCCTGCGCGAGATGAGCGGACGGCTGGAGGAAATCCCCGGCGAAGAGGCCTTCCCCGCCTACCTGGAGTCGGTCATCGCCTCCTTCTACGAGCGCGGCGGCGTGGTCCGGCTACGCGACGGCTCGCTGGGCTCGGTGACCATCGGCGGCACGGTGTCGCCCGCGGGCGGCAACTTCGAGGAGCCGGTCACCCAGGCCACCCTGAAGGTGGTGGGGGCCTTCCACGGCCTCTCCCGCGCCCGCTCCGACGCCCGCCGCTACCCCGCCCTGGATCCCCTGGACAGCTGGTCCAAGTACGCCCCGGTGGTGGACCCGGACAAGGTGGCCACCGGCGACCGCTTTCTGCGCCAGTCCAACGAGGTGGGCCAGATGATGAAGGTGGTCGGCGAGGAGGGCACCTCCATGGAGGATTTCCTCATCCACCTCAAGGGCGAGTACCTGGACGCGGTCTACCTGCAGCAGGACGCCTATCACGAGGTGGACGGCGCCTCCCCCGCCGAACGGCAGCGCTACGTCTTCGACCGCCTGCACTCCATCCTGACCACGGACATGGAGTTCTCCGACAAGAACGAGGCGCGGGCCTTCTTCCAGCGGCTGACCCAGGCCACCCGCGACTGGAACCGCGCCCCCTTCGAGTCGGACGACTTCAAGGACCTGGAGCGAAAAGTGGAGGACATGGTCGCGGAGGTGGCCAGCTATGCGTAGGGTCTATCACCGCATTGAGCAGATCGCCGGCAACGTGGTCATCGTGGAGGCCACCAACGTGGCCTACAACGAGCTGGCCAGGGTGACATCCACCCGGGGCACCTCCCTGGCCCAGGTCATCCGGCTGGAGGGCGACCGCGTCTACCTGCAGATATTCGCCGGGTCGCGCGGCGTGGCCACCGACTCCAAGGTGCAGTTCCTGGGCGAGGGCATGCGCACCGCCTTCTCCCACAACCTGCTGGGCCGGGTGTTCGACGGCGCGGGGCGCCCCCGCGACCGGGGCCCGGAAATCCGCGAGAACCCCACCCCTATCGGCGGTCCGTCGGTCAATCCGGTGCGGCGCGTCATCCCCCGCAACATGGTGCGCACCGGCATCCCCATGATCGACATCTTCAACACCCTGGTGGAATCGCAGAAGCTGCCCATCTTCTCGGTGGCGGGCGAGCCGTACAACCAGCTCCTGGCCCGCATCGCCCTGCAGGCCGAGGTGGACGTCATCATCCTGGGCGGCATGGGGCTAAAGCACGACGACTACCTCTTCTTCCGCGACCACCTGGAGGAGCACGGAGCGCTGTCCCGCTCGGTGATGTACGTGCACACCGCGGCCGAACCCACGGTGGAGGCCCTGCTGGTGCCGGACATATCCCTGGCCGTGGCCGAAAAGTTCGCCCTGGAGGGCAAGCGGGTGCTGGCCCTGCTCACGGACATGACCAACTACGCCGACGCCATGAAGGAGATCGCCATCACCATGGAGCAGATCCCCTCCAACCGGGGCTACCCCGGCGACCTCTACTCCCAGCTGGCCTCCCGCTACGAGAAGGCCGTGGACTTCGAGGGCGCGGGCTCCATCACCATCCTGGCGGTCACCACCATGCCCGGCGACGACGTCACCCATCCGGTGCCGGACAACACCGGCTACATCACCGAAGGGCAGTTCTACCTGCGCGGCGGCCGCATCGAGCCCTTCGGCTCGCTGTCGCGCCTCAAGCAGCAGGTCAACGCGGACACCCGCTCCGACCACCGCACCATCATGAACGTCATGATCCAGCTCTACGCCTCCTACAAGGAAGCGCTGGAGAAGCAGTCCATGGGCTTCCGCACCACGGACTGGGACCGCAAGCTGCTCAAGTACGGCCGCCGTTTCGAGGACGAGATGATGGACCTCTCGGTGAATCTTCCCCTGGAGCGCGCCCTGGATCTGGGTTGGAAAATCCTTGGCGACTGCTTCCTGCCCGAGGAGACCGGCATCCCCTCCTCCCTCATCGAGGAATACTGGCCGCGCGAACGCGAGGCCGCCACGCGGGATGAGGAACCGGCGGAGACGGCGGAGGAGGGGGCCTAGCCCCACGGAGGCGTCCCCATGGCCAAGATCAAGTTCACCAAGAACGAACTGAAGAACCAGCGCGACGCCCTGGCTCGCTACCGCCGGTTCCTGCCCACGCTGCAGCTCAAGAAGCAGTCGTTGCAGAACGAGGTGCGCAACCTCCGCCGCATCATGGAAGAAAAGGAGAAGGAGGAGCGAGGCGCGCTGGAGCGCATGGACTCCTGGGTACGTCTCTTCTCCGAGGATTTCGACTTCACCCCCTTCGTCCGGCCGGAGCGGGTGGAAACCGGCCGTGGCAACATCGTGGGCGTGCGCATCCCCCTCCTCAAAGAGGTCCGCTTCCCCGAAGCCCACCCCGACTACCGAGAAACCCCGGCCTGGGTGGACGAAGGCGTGCGCACCCTGCGCCACCTCATCACCCTGCGCCTGGAGCGCATGACCCTTGAGCGGCAGTACGAGTTGCTGAACGAGGAGTTGACCACCACCACCCAGCGGGTGAACCTTTTCGAGAAGGTCAAGATTCCCGAGTGCCTGGAAAACATCCGGCGCATCAACATCTTCCTGGGCGACGAGCAGACCGCGGCCGTTGCCCGCTCCAAGATCGCCAAGGCCAAAATGCGCGAAAGGGAGACCGCCTCGTGATCGTGCCCATGCGCAAGCTCCTGCTCCTGTGCCGCCGGGACGACCGCGACGAGGTCATGGTGGGCCTGCGCCGCCTTGGCGCGGTGCACCTGGAGCCGTCACGCGAGCCCCACGGCGACGGCCTGGAAGGGGCCTCCTCCTGGCTGGCCCACGTGGAAGGGGCTTTGCGGGCCATGCCCCTTTCCTCCAGCGCCCGGCCCTCGGGACAAGACGCCCGCACCGTGGTGGAGCGTGTCTGGACCCTGGTCAACCGCCGCGAACACCTCCTTGAGGAGCGCGCCGGCCTGGCCGCCGAACGTCGCAGGGCGGAGCGGCTGGGCGACTTCGACCCCGGCCTGGCCCGGGAACTTGAATCCAAGGGCGTTGTGGTCCGCTTCTTCCACGGTCCGCCCAAAAAGCTCCCGCCCAAGCCGGACGAGGGCCTCATCCTGCGCCTGCTCACCCAGGATTCCGACGGCACGGACTACGCCCTGGTGGGCCGCCGCGAACCCGGAGAACACGAGACCCCGGACGCCGTGTCCGTGCCCATGCCCGAGCTGTCCCTCTCCGCCATCGACCGCCTCATGGCGGATACCGACGAGGAGTTGGCGCGCATCGACACCCACCTTCGTGAGCACGCCGGAGACCGGCCCGTGGTGGCCGCGCTGCGCGACGAGGCCGCCTCCCACCTGCACTACCTGCGCATGCGCGAGTCCATGGACCGCTTCGACGAGGCGGGCGGCCTGGCGGCCATCTCCGGATGGATTCCCGTTGAGCGCGAGGGCGAACTGCGCGCGGCCGCGGCCGAACATGGCTTCGGCCTGGAACTCTCCGATCCCCCGGCCGACGAGGAACCGCCCACCCTCATCCGCAATCCCCGCTGGGTGCGGCCCATCCAGGCGGTCATGGACATGATCGGCGTGGTCCCCGGCTACCGGGAAATCGACTTCTCCGCCGCCTTCCTGCTCTTCCTCTCCCTGTTCTTCGCCATGCTGGTTGGCGACGCGGGCTACGGCACGCTCTTTCTGGGCCTCACCTTCCTGGGCCGCAAGCTGGCCGGACACAAGGTGCCCTCCCGCGTCTTCTCCCTGCTCACCGTCATGAGCTGCGCCACCATTGTCTGGGGCGCGCTCACCGGCACCTACTTCGG
Proteins encoded:
- a CDS encoding V-type ATP synthase subunit A, translated to MSENAGRLVGVNGNMLTVAFEHPVIQNEVAFAQVGEERLKSEVIRVRGRYADLQVFEDTKGLRVGDRVEFTNELLSVELGPGLLSQVFDGLQNPLPRLAEESGFFLRRGLYLNALDTEAKWPFTPTAREGSELRAGDFLGWVPEGMFEHKIMVPFDLPGKLAVEWLAEAGDYAITEPIATLRDEKGREHQAKMLRMWPIKIPIRAYAERLRPTEPLVTKVRIIDTFCPVARGGVYCTPGPFGAGKTVLQQITSRHAEVDVVIIAACGERAGEVVETIREFPELTDPRTGKSLMERTLIICNTSSMPVAAREASVYTAVTIAEYYRQMGLNVLLLADSTSRWAQALREMSGRLEEIPGEEAFPAYLESVIASFYERGGVVRLRDGSLGSVTIGGTVSPAGGNFEEPVTQATLKVVGAFHGLSRARSDARRYPALDPLDSWSKYAPVVDPDKVATGDRFLRQSNEVGQMMKVVGEEGTSMEDFLIHLKGEYLDAVYLQQDAYHEVDGASPAERQRYVFDRLHSILTTDMEFSDKNEARAFFQRLTQATRDWNRAPFESDDFKDLERKVEDMVAEVASYA
- a CDS encoding V-type ATP synthase subunit B; the encoded protein is MRRVYHRIEQIAGNVVIVEATNVAYNELARVTSTRGTSLAQVIRLEGDRVYLQIFAGSRGVATDSKVQFLGEGMRTAFSHNLLGRVFDGAGRPRDRGPEIRENPTPIGGPSVNPVRRVIPRNMVRTGIPMIDIFNTLVESQKLPIFSVAGEPYNQLLARIALQAEVDVIILGGMGLKHDDYLFFRDHLEEHGALSRSVMYVHTAAEPTVEALLVPDISLAVAEKFALEGKRVLALLTDMTNYADAMKEIAITMEQIPSNRGYPGDLYSQLASRYEKAVDFEGAGSITILAVTTMPGDDVTHPVPDNTGYITEGQFYLRGGRIEPFGSLSRLKQQVNADTRSDHRTIMNVMIQLYASYKEALEKQSMGFRTTDWDRKLLKYGRRFEDEMMDLSVNLPLERALDLGWKILGDCFLPEETGIPSSLIEEYWPREREAATRDEEPAETAEEGA
- a CDS encoding V-type ATP synthase subunit I → MIVPMRKLLLLCRRDDRDEVMVGLRRLGAVHLEPSREPHGDGLEGASSWLAHVEGALRAMPLSSSARPSGQDARTVVERVWTLVNRREHLLEERAGLAAERRRAERLGDFDPGLARELESKGVVVRFFHGPPKKLPPKPDEGLILRLLTQDSDGTDYALVGRREPGEHETPDAVSVPMPELSLSAIDRLMADTDEELARIDTHLREHAGDRPVVAALRDEAASHLHYLRMRESMDRFDEAGGLAAISGWIPVEREGELRAAAAEHGFGLELSDPPADEEPPTLIRNPRWVRPIQAVMDMIGVVPGYREIDFSAAFLLFLSLFFAMLVGDAGYGTLFLGLTFLGRKLAGHKVPSRVFSLLTVMSCATIVWGALTGTYFGLTALPGPLRSLRVDWLTGPGSDHNVMLLCFIIGAVHLTLAHLWNLVRFFPDLRFLAQLGWIATTWAMFFAARAMVLLEPFPQAMLWVLAAGVALIVVFMTPPSRLKSEWFNHVMFPLNLIGNFVDVVSYVRLFAVGAATLAVAAAFNNMAVGDGVSGPLGALLAALILFLGHSLNILLAMMGVLVHGVRLNTLEFANHLGLQWKGRKFDPFREHNKTTD
- a CDS encoding V-type ATP synthase subunit D; translation: MAKIKFTKNELKNQRDALARYRRFLPTLQLKKQSLQNEVRNLRRIMEEKEKEERGALERMDSWVRLFSEDFDFTPFVRPERVETGRGNIVGVRIPLLKEVRFPEAHPDYRETPAWVDEGVRTLRHLITLRLERMTLERQYELLNEELTTTTQRVNLFEKVKIPECLENIRRINIFLGDEQTAAVARSKIAKAKMRERETAS